One window from the genome of Lentibacillus daqui encodes:
- a CDS encoding kinase, translating to METKLIIIRGNSGSGKTTTAKNLQNHLGHGTLLVSQDVVRREMLKVHDRKGNLSIDLIRQIAEYGTDKCDFVIVEGILNKNRYGEMLNNLIQFYNQKSYTYYFDLSFAETVRRHNSSAKKMEFGEDALRAWWNPNDYLGMEGETILTNGMSQNDVLKLILNQLQE from the coding sequence ATGGAAACTAAGCTAATCATCATACGAGGAAACTCTGGGAGCGGAAAAACAACGACTGCGAAAAATCTTCAAAATCATTTAGGACATGGAACGCTCTTGGTTTCTCAAGATGTCGTTCGCCGGGAAATGTTGAAGGTTCACGATAGAAAAGGTAATCTTTCAATTGATTTGATTCGCCAAATTGCGGAATACGGTACGGATAAATGTGATTTTGTAATTGTAGAGGGAATCTTGAATAAGAATCGATATGGTGAAATGTTGAATAACTTAATCCAATTCTATAATCAAAAGTCATATACCTATTATTTTGATTTATCTTTTGCGGAAACAGTTAGGCGACATAATTCTAGTGCGAAAAAGATGGAATTCGGCGAGGATGCTTTACGTGCCTGGTGGAATCCAAATGATTATCTTGGCATGGAAGGCGAAACGATATTGACTAATGGTATGTCGCAAAATGATGTATTGAAACTGATTTTAAATCAACTTCAAGAGTAA
- a CDS encoding GNAT family N-acetyltransferase, producing the protein MNPILFDIPEQFETERLLLRAPRIGDGAVVNEAIRESYESLHKWMKWADHIPEIEETEANARKHRANFLLRDSFAFYMLDKSSGEFIGTCSLVKVDWQVRLFEIGYWIRESASGQGYMSEAVDGLTQFAFRNIQANRIEIRCDTRNVASCRVAERCGYHLEAILKNNFIDLLGDLRDDCIYTKVRLKNGSFGYPTSSS; encoded by the coding sequence ATGAATCCAATTCTTTTTGATATACCGGAACAATTTGAAACCGAACGACTATTATTGCGGGCGCCTCGGATTGGCGATGGAGCTGTAGTTAATGAGGCAATAAGAGAGTCATATGAATCTTTACATAAGTGGATGAAATGGGCTGATCATATTCCAGAAATTGAAGAGACTGAAGCAAATGCTCGTAAACATCGAGCAAATTTTTTATTGCGTGATTCATTTGCTTTTTATATGCTGGATAAGTCTTCTGGAGAGTTCATTGGTACCTGTAGCCTGGTAAAGGTAGATTGGCAAGTGCGCCTTTTTGAAATTGGTTACTGGATAAGGGAGTCTGCTTCTGGACAAGGATATATGAGCGAAGCAGTGGACGGTTTGACACAATTTGCTTTTAGGAATATTCAAGCCAATCGTATCGAAATACGTTGTGACACTAGGAATGTTGCCAGTTGCAGGGTTGCTGAGCGTTGTGGTTATCACTTGGAAGCAATATTAAAAAATAATTTCATCGATCTGTTGGGTGATCTTAGGGATGATTGTATCTATACAAAGGTACGCTTAAAGAATGGTTCGTTCGGTTATCCAACATCATCTAGTTAA
- a CDS encoding VOC family protein: MSKGLLHHIEIYVSDLRRSVEFWGWFLEELGYSTFQEWNGGQSWKLGDIYIVFVQTEERFLGVPYHRCRVGLNHLAFYAYSREHVDEMTEKINNKGINILYKDKHPFAGGEDHYALYFEDPDRIKVELVAP, translated from the coding sequence TTGAGCAAGGGATTACTTCACCATATTGAGATATACGTTTCAGATTTAAGGAGATCGGTTGAATTTTGGGGATGGTTTCTCGAAGAACTTGGGTATAGCACATTTCAAGAATGGAATGGCGGACAAAGTTGGAAATTAGGAGATATCTATATCGTCTTTGTACAAACGGAAGAAAGGTTTTTGGGTGTTCCATATCATAGGTGCCGGGTCGGACTTAATCATTTAGCATTTTACGCATATTCACGAGAACATGTCGATGAAATGACTGAAAAGATAAATAATAAAGGAATCAATATCCTTTATAAAGATAAGCACCCATTTGCTGGGGGTGAAGACCATTACGCCCTTTATTTTGAAGACCCCGATAGAATAAAGGTAGAGCTTGTTGCGCCATGA
- a CDS encoding class I SAM-dependent methyltransferase, with amino-acid sequence MNEKDRVRQVFSKNKDSYITSSTHSNINDLVKMREWLNPKQNTKALDIATGGGHVAKYLSPYVSEIVATDLTEEMLKNTANHLKDYQNIRFTAADAENLPFSDHTFEIVTCRIAAHHFPNPDLFLAEVRRVLKTDGQFLLIDNVAPKDNGLDHFYNTLEKMRDPSHVRARSISQWKSMLDKEHLQIVKETTRKKTLPFREWAQRTLQTEEEINNVEDYLLNTKQDIQNYFQIKVKNQHVERFAVDEWMVLVKHRCEQ; translated from the coding sequence ATGAATGAAAAAGATAGGGTGCGGCAAGTATTCTCCAAAAATAAAGATTCATATATCACAAGTTCGACCCATTCCAACATAAACGATTTAGTAAAGATGAGGGAATGGCTAAACCCGAAACAAAATACTAAAGCGCTGGATATTGCAACGGGCGGCGGGCATGTTGCCAAATATTTATCACCTTATGTTAGTGAAATTGTTGCCACAGACTTGACTGAAGAAATGCTTAAAAATACGGCAAACCATTTAAAAGACTACCAAAATATTCGCTTTACAGCTGCTGATGCCGAGAATTTACCTTTTTCGGATCATACATTTGAAATTGTCACATGCCGAATAGCAGCCCACCATTTTCCCAATCCGGATTTATTTCTTGCCGAGGTGAGACGCGTATTAAAAACGGATGGGCAATTCCTATTGATCGACAACGTTGCCCCGAAAGACAATGGACTTGATCATTTCTACAATACATTGGAAAAAATGCGTGATCCAAGTCATGTTCGAGCGCGGTCGATCTCACAATGGAAGTCCATGTTAGACAAGGAACATTTACAGATAGTAAAAGAAACAACCCGCAAAAAGACCCTGCCATTTCGCGAATGGGCACAACGAACACTGCAAACGGAGGAAGAAATAAATAACGTGGAAGACTATTTATTGAATACGAAGCAGGATATTCAAAATTATTTTCAGATCAAAGTGAAAAATCAACATGTGGAAAGGTTTGCTGTTGATGAGTGGATGGTTCTTGTTAAACATAGGTGCGAACAGTAA
- a CDS encoding recombinase family protein produces the protein MQSNQVEKVVVNYKDRLLRFGYELLEQICAFHHVKIEIVNHTEDKTYEQELVEDMLSIITVFSSRLYGSRSHKRKKLQQAVKQVIEDNGHAYV, from the coding sequence GTGCAAAGCAATCAGGTGGAGAAAGTTGTCGTCAACTACAAGGATAGGTTATTACGTTTTGGGTATGAATTGTTGGAACAAATATGTGCCTTCCATCATGTGAAAATTGAAATCGTCAACCATACAGAGGATAAAACATATGAGCAGGAGTTAGTCGAGGATATGCTTTCCATTATTACTGTCTTCAGCAGCCGCTTGTATGGAAGCAGAAGTCACAAGCGAAAGAAACTGCAACAAGCGGTGAAACAAGTCATTGAGGACAACGGCCATGCTTACGTATAA
- a CDS encoding GNAT family N-acetyltransferase, translating into MEKDETHPVIRFVRKNDAQTILNIQRDVISEKNYFITTSDEFKSTLQEQEDEIQEIMENKRETLLVAEVNNEVVGWLKFHSSPLKRLSHVGTFGMMLLKDYRNVGLGKQLVSTMLNWAEQNHYIEKVSLGVFSTNDRAIELYKRMGFAVEGRKVNEIKLDENTYIDDILMYKMV; encoded by the coding sequence ATGGAAAAAGATGAAACACATCCTGTTATACGGTTCGTTCGCAAAAATGACGCACAAACAATCTTAAATATTCAACGAGATGTTATTTCCGAAAAAAACTATTTCATAACAACTTCAGATGAATTTAAAAGTACTTTGCAAGAGCAAGAGGATGAAATACAAGAAATTATGGAAAATAAAAGAGAAACATTGCTTGTCGCTGAAGTGAATAATGAAGTTGTTGGATGGCTAAAATTTCATTCTTCACCCTTAAAAAGATTATCTCATGTTGGCACATTCGGCATGATGTTATTAAAAGATTATAGGAATGTGGGTCTAGGTAAGCAGCTTGTCAGTACAATGTTAAATTGGGCTGAACAAAATCATTACATTGAAAAAGTGAGTTTGGGCGTCTTTTCAACTAATGATAGAGCAATAGAGTTATATAAGAGAATGGGTTTTGCAGTAGAAGGGCGTAAAGTTAATGAAATTAAACTAGATGAAAATACATACATAGATGATATTCTAATGTACAAAATGGTTTGA
- a CDS encoding nucleotidyltransferase domain-containing protein, whose product MGYDWKTCPSHMKNFVYNLKRGIKEIIKEGFVGFYIHGSLAMGGFNPNSSDIDVLVVTNKTMEVEIKRILAQFILKHSKSPFPVEISFLSKKQLKDWQHPCPFDFHYSEFWRERYQYDLLRAPKQFNLNYLKLIIF is encoded by the coding sequence ATGGGCTATGATTGGAAAACGTGCCCCTCTCACATGAAAAATTTTGTTTATAATCTTAAAAGAGGGATTAAGGAAATTATAAAAGAAGGTTTCGTGGGTTTTTATATACATGGTTCCTTAGCAATGGGAGGTTTTAATCCGAACAGTAGCGATATTGATGTTTTGGTTGTTACAAATAAAACAATGGAAGTTGAGATTAAAAGGATTTTAGCGCAGTTCATTTTAAAACATTCTAAATCACCGTTTCCGGTTGAAATAAGTTTCTTAAGTAAGAAACAATTAAAAGATTGGCAACATCCCTGTCCATTTGATTTTCATTATAGTGAATTCTGGAGAGAACGGTATCAGTACGATTTGTTAAGGGCTCCAAAACAGTTTAATCTAAATTATTTAAAATTAATTATCTTTTAG
- a CDS encoding macrolide family glycosyltransferase → MSKITFFSIPAHGHTNPTIPVVTELVNRGHQVWYYSFLEFQEKIEDAGATFIACDEFLPHLSQKELDRKAGKDFAALIEMVADTTISLDEKVCKELREIQPDCIVSDSLCFWGKLFAKKLGIPYICSTTSFAFNRYTAKLMKRSLMELLRMIIGMPRINKKMKLLKDHGYELKNFISIVQNDNETDTIVYTSKEFQPMADTFSDRYAFVGPSIKQSPPVQNENQNRKVVYISLGTVLNQNRDFYQNCIKAFAKTDYDVVMSVGEDTNISAFGNIPGNFTVKNSVDQISILQTADVFITHSGMNSVNESLYFGVPMVLFPQHGEQRMVADRVAELGAGLVLKGKKPKYLETTVAEIFTNRAYQEGAEKLSETFRKAGGPVKAVNVILNKIEDES, encoded by the coding sequence ATGAGTAAAATTACATTTTTTTCGATACCTGCACATGGACATACTAATCCAACCATTCCTGTGGTAACCGAATTAGTAAATAGAGGACATCAAGTTTGGTATTATTCCTTTTTGGAGTTTCAGGAAAAAATAGAAGACGCCGGTGCTACATTTATTGCTTGTGATGAATTCTTGCCTCATCTATCACAAAAAGAATTGGATCGTAAGGCCGGCAAAGATTTTGCGGCATTGATTGAAATGGTTGCTGATACGACCATCAGTTTGGACGAGAAGGTATGTAAGGAATTAAGGGAAATTCAGCCGGATTGCATTGTATCTGACTCTTTATGCTTTTGGGGGAAATTATTCGCCAAAAAACTAGGAATACCATATATTTGTTCGACCACATCCTTTGCTTTTAACCGATATACAGCAAAATTGATGAAGCGAAGTTTAATGGAACTATTGAGAATGATCATAGGCATGCCTCGAATCAACAAAAAAATGAAATTGCTAAAGGATCATGGTTATGAATTAAAGAATTTTATATCTATTGTTCAAAATGATAATGAAACGGACACCATTGTTTACACATCGAAAGAATTCCAGCCAATGGCGGATACATTTTCCGATCGATATGCCTTTGTTGGACCATCCATCAAGCAGTCTCCACCAGTACAGAATGAAAATCAGAATAGAAAAGTTGTCTATATTTCCCTTGGCACGGTTCTTAATCAAAATCGGGATTTTTACCAAAACTGTATAAAAGCATTTGCAAAGACAGACTATGACGTTGTGATGTCAGTTGGTGAAGATACTAATATTTCTGCTTTTGGCAACATACCAGGAAACTTCACAGTAAAAAACTCCGTGGATCAGATATCGATATTACAGACAGCAGATGTATTTATTACTCATAGTGGAATGAATAGTGTGAATGAAAGCCTGTATTTTGGAGTTCCAATGGTTTTATTCCCGCAACATGGCGAGCAAAGAATGGTCGCTGATCGGGTTGCTGAATTGGGTGCAGGATTAGTGCTTAAAGGCAAAAAGCCAAAATATTTAGAAACAACGGTAGCTGAAATATTTACGAATCGGGCATACCAGGAAGGTGCGGAGAAACTGTCAGAAACCTTTAGAAAAGCCGGTGGCCCAGTAAAGGCTGTTAATGTTATTTTGAATAAAATTGAAGATGAATCTTAA
- a CDS encoding SDR family oxidoreductase, whose protein sequence is MIFYRETGSISVFVNNAGGVGDVCFPDVEIKQWSEVIDLNLKGVMQGVQSAIKTMDSGGDIINISSMAGVGNEPHDSPEYAVSKAAVIRLTTAISDQLIQQNVKINTFCLGWVDTPTSQKTRENMDPADIPENILSSDDIANKVRELIKSPRTGKVVVWEEDQKPYDLYD, encoded by the coding sequence ATCATATTTTATAGAGAGACTGGTTCGATTTCGGTATTTGTAAATAATGCCGGGGGTGTCGGTGATGTTTGTTTTCCGGATGTTGAAATAAAACAGTGGAGCGAAGTAATTGACCTCAACCTAAAAGGTGTCATGCAAGGCGTTCAAAGCGCAATAAAAACCATGGATAGCGGTGGCGATATTATCAATATTTCATCGATGGCAGGCGTAGGAAATGAACCGCATGATTCTCCAGAATATGCTGTAAGCAAAGCAGCTGTCATAAGGCTAACCACTGCAATATCTGATCAGCTTATTCAGCAAAATGTAAAAATAAACACATTCTGCCTGGGCTGGGTTGATACTCCAACCTCTCAAAAAACAAGAGAAAATATGGATCCTGCCGACATTCCAGAGAATATTTTAAGTTCAGACGATATTGCAAACAAAGTCAGAGAGCTTATCAAGAGTCCAAGAACTGGAAAGGTTGTTGTATGGGAGGAAGACCAAAAACCTTATGACCTTTATGATTGA
- a CDS encoding iron chaperone has translation MQYEAKTTIEYIELLDDDWRKEKLLIVRQLILENAPELEESIQYKMLCYGNESFKLFHLNAQKSYVSLYVGAIEKIENAKEFLTGLDYGKGCVRIKKSVDLHDCGIEDFVKKAINTWRADGDTSC, from the coding sequence ATGCAATACGAAGCTAAAACCACAATCGAATATATTGAATTACTAGACGATGACTGGAGAAAAGAGAAACTACTAATTGTAAGACAATTAATTTTAGAAAATGCGCCTGAACTCGAGGAGAGTATCCAATACAAAATGCTTTGTTATGGAAATGAGTCTTTCAAATTGTTTCATTTGAATGCTCAAAAGTCTTATGTGAGTCTATATGTAGGTGCGATTGAGAAAATAGAAAATGCCAAGGAGTTTCTGACCGGATTGGATTATGGAAAAGGGTGTGTACGCATTAAAAAGTCAGTGGATTTGCATGATTGCGGAATTGAAGATTTTGTGAAAAAGGCTATTAATACTTGGAGGGCTGATGGTGATACTTCTTGTTAA
- a CDS encoding DUF6366 family protein, with amino-acid sequence MSDKETPEQKRERLKQEESQRNPTGNVNEAFNRSNNGSLVDLIGSLGWKGTGILLLVIILGFIIYSVLYR; translated from the coding sequence ATGAGTGACAAAGAAACTCCAGAACAAAAAAGGGAAAGGTTAAAGCAAGAGGAATCACAGAGAAACCCAACAGGCAATGTTAACGAAGCTTTTAACAGATCAAACAATGGCAGTCTTGTTGATTTGATAGGTAGTTTGGGATGGAAGGGTACTGGAATACTTCTGCTTGTAATCATATTAGGATTTATAATATATTCCGTCCTCTATCGCTAA
- a CDS encoding helix-turn-helix transcriptional regulator, which produces MIGMNIRVLRKKHNLSQEQLAEKVDVSRQTVAKWENDEALPDIYKCKIISNIFQVTLDQLSSNMSEKEASHLAPKGKQFFGVVKVGERGQIVIPKQAREIYQIHAGDKLVVLGEDATKGIAVLKSEGFLEVAELIRKAEPTGYESE; this is translated from the coding sequence ATGATCGGTATGAATATACGCGTTTTGCGTAAAAAACATAATTTGAGTCAGGAACAATTAGCTGAGAAGGTAGACGTATCACGACAGACCGTAGCAAAGTGGGAAAACGATGAAGCCTTACCAGATATTTATAAATGCAAGATAATCAGTAATATTTTTCAAGTAACATTGGATCAATTATCCAGCAATATGAGTGAAAAAGAGGCGAGCCACCTTGCACCCAAGGGAAAGCAATTTTTTGGTGTTGTGAAGGTAGGAGAACGGGGGCAGATTGTGATTCCCAAACAGGCACGGGAAATATATCAGATTCATGCCGGTGATAAGCTGGTTGTTCTAGGAGAAGATGCAACAAAAGGGATTGCTGTTTTAAAAAGTGAGGGTTTCCTCGAGGTTGCAGAGTTGATCCGAAAAGCTGAACCAACGGGATATGAGTCAGAATGA
- a CDS encoding DUF2332 domain-containing protein, giving the protein MISNRFKNFAVKECQDSSELYEHLSLKISEDDEMLEVCSNAKRGQPVPNLFLGAVHYLLLKGTDHELKQFYGSIVESTKDAKDCFPYFKDFCQKNKGEIISILKSKLVQTNEVRRCSYLYPSFCFIYEKVKKPLALIEIGTSAGLQLLWDRYCYSYETDKIYGDHNSDVHIKANVKGESSPFLLPNSPPVVSRIGLDLHINDLNDPEDYLWLKSLIWPNHSERRELFEGASNYVKRNLLDMVEGDGVALLSDIVMEIPQDAVICVFHTHVANQLPQEVKFKLLEDVKLIGKQRDIFHLYNNVQDRNFHLDYYIDGNEYNSTVGETDGHGRWFSWRLS; this is encoded by the coding sequence ATGATTTCGAATCGCTTTAAAAATTTCGCTGTTAAGGAATGCCAAGACTCAAGTGAGTTATACGAGCACTTGTCCCTAAAGATATCCGAAGATGATGAGATGTTAGAGGTATGCTCCAACGCCAAAAGGGGGCAGCCTGTTCCGAATTTATTCCTTGGTGCAGTTCACTACCTTTTGCTTAAAGGAACAGACCATGAATTAAAACAGTTTTACGGAAGTATTGTTGAATCCACAAAAGACGCAAAGGATTGTTTTCCTTATTTTAAAGACTTTTGCCAGAAAAACAAAGGTGAAATTATTTCCATTTTGAAAAGTAAATTAGTACAGACAAATGAGGTAAGGCGCTGTAGTTACCTTTACCCAAGTTTTTGTTTTATTTATGAGAAAGTAAAAAAGCCTTTAGCATTAATTGAAATAGGGACAAGCGCTGGTTTGCAACTTCTCTGGGATAGGTATTGTTACTCCTATGAAACTGACAAGATTTACGGAGATCATAACTCTGACGTGCATATAAAGGCTAATGTAAAGGGTGAAAGTTCTCCATTTTTACTGCCTAATAGCCCACCGGTAGTATCTAGGATAGGGCTTGATTTGCATATTAATGATTTAAACGACCCTGAAGATTATTTATGGTTAAAATCGCTTATTTGGCCGAATCACAGTGAAAGACGAGAGTTGTTTGAAGGCGCATCAAATTATGTAAAAAGAAACCTTCTGGATATGGTTGAAGGGGATGGAGTGGCATTATTATCTGATATTGTAATGGAAATCCCTCAAGATGCAGTAATATGTGTTTTTCATACACATGTAGCAAATCAATTACCACAGGAAGTTAAATTTAAACTTTTAGAAGACGTAAAATTGATAGGTAAGCAAAGAGACATTTTCCATTTATATAACAATGTACAAGATCGAAATTTTCATCTGGATTACTATATAGATGGCAACGAATACAACAGTACTGTAGGGGAAACCGATGGTCACGGAAGGTGGTTTTCTTGGAGATTGTCCTAA
- a CDS encoding RNA-guided endonuclease InsQ/TnpB family protein, which produces MLTYNKKVRLVVTKENKQLLDSQSRMCNWLYNQLLDAVEEDYRNGKKKKLLSGRNLRNEVPKIKGENPFLFKVHSSPLKNTALRLKDAYERFFDPKLMNEKPKYRSWKKKWFSLYYDEPKKGFKLLDTNLLSLSFGKLTDEEYKELRKTDEQAKKTIKIKVGLVEAVELSKTERIKTLRITKDLDSYYAIFTIEDAKEITKVEEQSFIVFDPNHKNLAVGLGSDGKSYELKSMNALLKYWDKRIDEIKPKRDKCEKFNKLVCTPNVTYFEPSKRWKRLNSALEKAQLKRREQMKTLLFSYAHYFSKRYDAIYIGDYTPTPDVAKYGTMRRAMLNQTPVGQFRRILNWVQAKSGKHYQKIDERDTTKTCCVCDHQEKKDPSIRSFTCVNCGTTLSRDINSTVNIGKKAKKRLPRAGYIGVESPMYTVWWDFKQAKIACGLTPSAGLGK; this is translated from the coding sequence ATGCTTACGTATAATAAAAAGGTACGATTGGTGGTTACAAAAGAAAACAAGCAGTTACTCGATTCTCAATCCAGAATGTGCAACTGGCTGTACAATCAATTGCTTGATGCGGTGGAGGAAGATTATCGCAATGGAAAAAAGAAAAAACTGCTTTCCGGCAGAAACCTGAGGAATGAAGTACCGAAAATAAAAGGGGAAAACCCATTTTTGTTTAAAGTCCATTCCTCCCCATTGAAAAATACGGCATTACGGTTAAAAGATGCCTATGAACGATTTTTTGATCCAAAATTAATGAATGAGAAACCAAAATATCGTTCATGGAAAAAGAAGTGGTTTTCGCTATATTATGATGAACCAAAAAAAGGTTTTAAATTATTGGATACCAATCTGCTTTCCTTAAGTTTTGGCAAATTAACAGATGAAGAATACAAGGAATTAAGGAAAACAGATGAACAGGCTAAGAAGACCATCAAAATCAAAGTTGGACTCGTGGAAGCGGTAGAACTAAGCAAAACGGAGAGAATCAAAACCCTTCGCATTACAAAGGATCTGGATTCGTATTATGCCATTTTTACAATAGAAGATGCCAAGGAAATCACCAAGGTGGAGGAACAATCGTTTATTGTATTTGATCCTAACCATAAGAATTTAGCAGTAGGATTAGGTAGTGATGGAAAATCATATGAATTGAAATCCATGAATGCACTGTTAAAGTATTGGGATAAACGAATCGATGAAATCAAACCAAAACGGGACAAATGTGAAAAATTTAATAAGCTGGTATGCACCCCAAACGTCACCTATTTTGAGCCAAGCAAACGTTGGAAGAGACTCAATAGTGCTTTGGAAAAGGCGCAATTAAAACGTCGAGAACAAATGAAGACGCTGTTATTTAGCTATGCACATTATTTTTCCAAGCGTTACGATGCCATTTACATTGGTGACTATACACCAACTCCCGATGTGGCAAAGTACGGGACGATGAGAAGGGCCATGTTAAATCAAACACCAGTTGGACAGTTTCGCCGTATATTAAACTGGGTGCAAGCGAAAAGTGGCAAGCATTATCAAAAGATTGATGAACGGGATACAACCAAAACCTGTTGTGTTTGCGATCATCAGGAGAAAAAGGATCCATCCATTCGCAGCTTTACATGTGTAAACTGTGGTACAACGCTTTCGAGAGATATCAACAGTACAGTTAATATCGGAAAGAAAGCCAAAAAGCGATTGCCTCGCGCAGGCTACATAGGTGTGGAATCCCCTATGTATACAGTGTGGTGGGATTTTAAACAGGCAAAGATTGCTTGTGGTTTGACCCCATCTGCTGGCCTCGGGAAGTAA
- a CDS encoding aminoglycoside adenylyltransferase domain-containing protein, translated as MAAHVTITNHRGICVVGDPIGKVFPLVPRSNYISSIVGDFQDCLQSIEDEPVYCSLNMIRVYWYLKEGVISSKLEAGNWGLKTLPQDLRIIVRKVVDIYTDKKDTFL; from the coding sequence TTGGCAGCTCACGTAACAATAACTAACCATAGAGGTATATGTGTAGTTGGCGACCCCATTGGTAAGGTTTTCCCTTTAGTTCCACGATCAAATTATATATCGTCAATAGTAGGCGATTTTCAGGATTGTTTGCAGAGTATTGAAGACGAACCGGTTTATTGTTCGTTAAATATGATAAGAGTGTATTGGTATCTAAAAGAAGGGGTTATTTCATCAAAGCTAGAAGCTGGTAACTGGGGACTAAAAACATTACCACAAGATTTAAGAATTATAGTGAGAAAAGTAGTTGATATTTACACGGATAAGAAAGACACTTTCCTTTGA
- a CDS encoding SDR family NAD(P)-dependent oxidoreductase: MLNAVVTGGAQGIGRSIAIKLAEDGYRVFIIDKQQDTGQQTVKEINEKYGEAFFFKMDITNLKGFSGLIYHIL; the protein is encoded by the coding sequence TTGCTTAATGCAGTTGTAACAGGTGGCGCACAAGGCATTGGAAGGAGCATTGCAATTAAATTAGCTGAAGACGGGTACAGAGTATTCATTATTGATAAACAGCAAGACACTGGTCAGCAGACTGTAAAAGAAATCAATGAGAAATACGGGGAAGCTTTCTTCTTTAAGATGGATATCACTAATTTGAAGGGGTTTTCAGGACTAATTTATCATATTTTATAG
- a CDS encoding recombinase family protein, producing the protein MYTIDEASSILGVHPTTLRRWEITSSRTTGGHRRYAVEDLSAIKRDLKPLQDKIVIGYCRVSSSDQKEELKRQVHTVSQYCSANGYQFRIIKDLGSSLNYDKKG; encoded by the coding sequence ATGTATACCATCGATGAAGCATCCAGCATACTTGGTGTTCATCCCACTACATTAAGAAGGTGGGAGATAACATCCTCTCGAACCACCGGTGGCCATAGAAGATATGCTGTAGAAGACCTCAGTGCTATCAAGCGTGATTTGAAACCACTTCAAGACAAAATTGTTATTGGGTATTGCCGTGTCTCATCATCGGACCAAAAGGAAGAGTTAAAAAGGCAGGTCCATACCGTTTCGCAGTATTGTTCTGCAAATGGATATCAGTTTCGTATTATAAAAGATCTGGGAAGTAGTTTGAATTACGATAAGAAGGGGTAA
- a CDS encoding YesK family protein, translating to MHSLFISTIIFIIAITLLSLFSKRLEKKILFPIAFGFIGIVLFFISFIIGGWEGMGVGAISVSLFIASIIALIGIVLLNKMNFGSHRR from the coding sequence ATGCATAGCCTATTTATCTCGACTATAATTTTTATTATAGCAATTACTCTCCTTTCGCTATTTTCGAAAAGACTTGAGAAAAAGATTCTTTTCCCAATAGCATTCGGTTTTATTGGCATTGTCTTATTTTTTATCAGTTTTATTATTGGCGGATGGGAAGGAATGGGAGTGGGAGCGATTAGTGTTTCACTATTTATAGCTTCTATTATAGCCTTAATCGGTATTGTGTTATTAAACAAAATGAATTTTGGCAGTCATAGAAGATGA